A genomic segment from Anas platyrhynchos isolate ZD024472 breed Pekin duck chromosome 5, IASCAAS_PekinDuck_T2T, whole genome shotgun sequence encodes:
- the SCT gene encoding secretin, protein MFSLMTGLWQLIIPMIVLSHFSASLPSLERTERHADGLFHSELSKMKDNAYVQQLVKHLVGLKERSQRHSDGLFTSEYSKMRGNAQVQKFIQNLMGHKRSSSPGPANTDVQMREEEDSNADLCFMWLYQSFLNASHSDSDAREAAAVTSQYLCPISEQLVADIMQDTNSFD, encoded by the exons ATGTTTTCCCTGATGACTGGTCTGTGGCAGTTAATTATTCCCATGATTGTCCTGTCTCACTTCTCAGCATCTCTTCCATCCCTGGAGAG GACTGAGAGACATGCGGATGGGCTCTTCCACAGTGAGCTCAGCAAGATGAAGGATAATGCTTACGTGCAGCAGCTAGTGAAACACCTGgtgggcctcaaggagag GTCCCAGAGGCACTCGGATGGACTATTTACCAGCGAATACAGCAAGATGAGAGGAAATGCCCAGGTTCAGAAATTCATCCAAAATCTCATGGGCCACAAGCGCAG CAGCTCTCCAGGCCCAGCCAACACAGATGTGCAGATGAGAGAGGAAGAAGACAGCAATGCGGACCTTTGCTTTATGTGGTTGTACCAGAGCTTTCTGAATGCCAG CCATTCGGACAGCGATGCCAGGGAAGCTGCTGCAGTTACCAGCCAGTACCTTTGCCCCATTTCTGAGCAGCTGGTTGCAGACATCATGCAAGATACCAACAGTTTTGACTGA